In a single window of the Zea mays cultivar B73 chromosome 5, Zm-B73-REFERENCE-NAM-5.0, whole genome shotgun sequence genome:
- the LOC100191747 gene encoding AUGMIN subunit 4 encodes MSKAAAASLPPPPPEVAHLVEQLQRHHLAPDASLLSSSAHSDLLQAREEVAAERALYLEALAVYAEAVAMVEEYHAAAGAGKKLNCSPQVYESLEHRLAVAEAAQRLRLPLLSQDGEVHEQEIEKLSTYSRSSFDSTLTSATPSSSSISTSYNNYSSSASAVTVAAPHWSGSSDAVEPGVGGVPDRFLGITSDYLYQVQQEQPAMSVDMVDYQRTLAREIEARLEAKCDALADLFAMDERDSSSLSQISSARLPERVKLIIEEIEKEEAHLLEDLASMDRKFAEHYNVLEQILAVLIQFVKDKKLEHQHQFDDLKKTWLIKRCRTMNAKLSYLEHHLLRDTYTKDTVPALHRIRKYLVEATKEASNSYNEAVSRLREYQGVDPRFDVIARQYHEIVKKLEGMQWTIHQVEMDLKPHHDHAAV; translated from the exons ATGTCGAAGGCCGCGGCAGCGTccctcccgccgccgccgccagaggTGGCGCACCTTGTGGAGCAGCTCCAGCGCCACCACCTCGCCCCGGACGCGTCCCTCCTCTCCAGCTCCGCGCACTCCGACCTCCTCCAG GCGCGCGAGGAGGTCGCGGCGGAGCGCGCGCTGTACCTCGAGGCACTG GCGGTGTACGCGGAGGCGGTGGCCATGGTGGAGGAGTACCATGCGGCTGCCGGCGCCGGCAAGAAGCTCAACTGCTCCCCGCAG GTGTACGAGTCTTTGGAGCACCGGTTGGCCGTGGCAGAGGCAGCACAGAGGCTTAGGCTCCCACTGCTCTCTCAGGACGGGGAGGTCCATGAGCAGGAGATCGAAAAGCTGAGCACCTATTCAAGAAGTTCATTCGATAGCACCCTCACAAGCGCGACACCCAGCTCAAGTTCAATCTCGACGAGTTACAACAATTATAGCAGCAGCGCTAGTGCGGTGACTGTTGCTGCTCCACATTGGAGTGGTAGTTCTGATGCAGTTGAACCTGGAGTTGGTGGTGTTCCTGACCGTTTTCTTGGGATCACTTCTGATTATCTCTACCAAGTGCAACAAGAGCAGCCAGCCATGTCTGTT GACATGGTTGATTATCAGAGAACTTTGGCTAGGGAGATTGAAGCCCGGTTAGAAGCCAAGTGTGATGCTTTGGCTGATCTATTTGCTATGGATGAAAGGG ATTCGTCATCCCTCAGTCAAATTTCAAGTGCTAGGCTTCCAGAAAG GGTAAAATTAATCATCGAAGAGATAGAGAAGGAAGAGGCACATCTCCTGGAGGACCTTGCTTCAATGGACAGAAAATTTGCTGAACATTATAAT GTCTTGGAGCAAATTCTTGCTGTGCTTATACAGTTTGTTAAAGACAAGAAATTGGAGCATCAGCACCAATTT GATGATCTGAAGAAGACCTGGCTTATCAAAAGGTGTCGGACAATGAATGCTAAACTAAG CTATCTGGAGCATCATCTATTGCGTGACACTTACACCAAGGACACAGTACCAGCACTGCACAGGATCAG GAAGTATCTTGTAGAGGCCACAAAAGAAGCATCCAATTCTTATAATGAAGCG GTTTCGCGGTTGCGTGAGTACCAGGGTGTAGATCCACGGTTCGATGTGATTGCGAGGCAGTACCACGAGATTGTAAAG AAACTGGAGGGCATGCAGTGGACAATTCACCAGGTGGAGATGGACCTGAAACCTCACCATGACCACGCAGCTGTTTAA
- the LOC103626534 gene encoding uncharacterized protein, protein MEGKKSSLACCCLLMFLLLSAQQQQVAGLSKFCRCYRNCYTDCRKSTGRYPCNANCFQDCINGMLPPAPAEVVVPADCRDICLMGFCGSMEIAGDAVAGDAEACVADCTKNLGAFAPSAAKTIN, encoded by the exons ATGGAGGGGAAGAAGAGCAGCCTCGCCTGCTGCTGCCTGCTCATGTTCCTGCTGCTGTCAGCGCAGCAGCAGCAGGTGGCGGGCCTGTCCAAGTTCTGCCGCTGCTACCGGAACTGCTACACCGACTGCAGGAAGTCCACGGGCCGCTACCCCTGCAACGCCAACTGCTTTCAGGACTGCATCAACGGGATGCTGCCGCCGGCTCCGGCGGAGGTCGTCGTCCCCGCCGACTGCCGCGACATCTGCCTCATGGGCTTCTGCGGCTCCATGGAGATCGCCGGTGACG CCGTGGCTGGGGATGCCGAGGCGTGTGTGGCTGACTGCACCAAGAACCTCGGTGCCTTTGCACCAAGTGCAGCCAAGACGATCAACTGA